A genomic segment from Dermatobacter hominis encodes:
- the tsf gene encoding translation elongation factor Ts, which translates to MADITAADVKSLRDATGAGMMDAKKALVEADGDRQKAAQILRQKGLSKVATLEDRENNQGAVAIATAGNAASLVELKSETDFSAKADDFVALTQRLADAVLADGEGAVEGLKDDLDSLKISKRENIELGKVVRFEAADGNVLDAYVHIQDGRGTNAVLLEVEGADIETAHEIALHIAFAKPSALARDEIDPGLVETARSGFEELTIKEGKPEQAVPKIVEGRMNSWYGERVLPEQGMFGDKETVQQRLGDGRIVRFAQAVIGD; encoded by the coding sequence ATGGCAGACATCACCGCAGCAGACGTCAAGTCCCTCCGTGACGCCACCGGCGCCGGGATGATGGACGCGAAGAAGGCGCTGGTGGAGGCCGACGGCGATCGTCAGAAGGCGGCGCAGATCCTGCGCCAGAAGGGCCTCAGCAAGGTCGCCACGCTCGAGGACCGGGAGAACAACCAGGGTGCCGTGGCCATCGCCACCGCGGGCAACGCCGCGTCGCTGGTCGAGCTCAAGTCCGAGACCGACTTCTCCGCCAAGGCCGACGACTTCGTGGCGCTCACGCAGCGCCTGGCCGACGCGGTCCTCGCCGACGGCGAGGGTGCGGTCGAGGGCCTCAAGGACGACCTCGACAGCCTGAAGATCTCCAAGCGCGAGAACATCGAGCTCGGCAAGGTCGTCCGCTTCGAGGCGGCCGACGGCAACGTGCTCGACGCCTACGTGCACATCCAGGACGGCCGCGGCACCAACGCCGTGCTGCTCGAGGTCGAGGGCGCGGACATCGAGACCGCGCACGAGATCGCGCTGCACATCGCCTTCGCCAAGCCGTCGGCGCTCGCGCGCGACGAGATCGACCCCGGCCTCGTCGAGACCGCCCGCAGCGGCTTCGAGGAGCTGACGATCAAGGAGGGCAAGCCCGAGCAGGCCGTGCCCAAGATCGTCGAGGGCCGCATGAACTCCTGGTACGGCGAGCGGGTCCTGCCCGAGCAGGGCATGTTCGGCGACAAGGAGACGGTCCAGCAGCGGCTCGGCGACGGGCGCATCGTGCGCTTCGCCCAGGCCGTCATCGGGGACTGA
- the whiG gene encoding RNA polymerase sigma factor WhiG: protein MTTRTRTEDTPTDVELERLWAAYKDKGTSRAREALIVHYSPLVKYVASRLAVGLPQNVEQSDLVSYGMFGLIDAIDKFEPERGYKFETYAISRIKGSILDELRSIDWVPRSVRSKVRQIERAYAKLEAKHHRAPSDEELAGELRWTDDQLQTALNQISNVGLAALDEILTGSGERGEAITLGDTIADRSSHGPMGAFEVAETRQLLAQAVNGLPEREKIVLTLYYYESLTLQEIGRVLGVTESRVCQIHTKAVLHLRSRFNSMDRIPG, encoded by the coding sequence ATGACCACGCGAACGAGGACCGAGGACACGCCGACCGACGTCGAGCTGGAGCGGTTGTGGGCCGCCTACAAGGACAAGGGCACCTCGCGGGCCCGGGAGGCCCTCATCGTCCACTACTCGCCGCTGGTCAAGTACGTCGCGAGCCGCCTGGCCGTCGGCCTCCCGCAGAACGTCGAGCAGTCCGACCTCGTGAGCTACGGGATGTTCGGGCTCATCGATGCGATCGACAAGTTCGAGCCCGAGCGGGGTTACAAGTTCGAGACCTACGCCATCAGCCGCATCAAGGGCTCGATCCTCGACGAGCTCCGCTCGATCGACTGGGTGCCGCGCTCGGTGCGCTCGAAGGTCCGCCAGATCGAGCGCGCGTACGCCAAGCTCGAGGCGAAGCACCACCGGGCGCCGTCGGACGAGGAGCTGGCCGGTGAGCTGCGCTGGACCGACGACCAGCTGCAGACGGCGCTCAACCAGATCTCGAACGTCGGCCTGGCCGCGCTCGACGAGATCCTGACCGGCTCGGGGGAGCGGGGCGAGGCGATCACGCTCGGCGACACCATCGCCGACCGGTCGTCGCACGGCCCGATGGGCGCCTTCGAGGTCGCCGAGACCCGCCAGCTGCTGGCGCAGGCGGTCAACGGCCTGCCCGAGCGGGAGAAGATCGTGCTCACGCTCTACTACTACGAGAGCCTCACGCTGCAGGAGATCGGCCGGGTGCTCGGCGTGACCGAGTCCCGGGTGTGCCAGATCCACACCAAGGCGGTGCTGCACCTGCGCAGCCGGTTCAACAGCATGGACCGCATCCCGGGCTGA
- the rpsB gene encoding 30S ribosomal protein S2: protein MSAVVTMKQLLEAGVHFGHQTRRWNPKMKRFIHGERGGIYLIDLHQTLSGIEKSYLFVRDLVADGGTVLFIGTKKQAQDSIQGYAEKCGMPYINQRWLGGMLTNFETISKRVGKMKEYQRMRDSGEFDAMPKKEALLLTRELDKLERNLNGIRDLERLPDAVFILDTKKEDIAVTEANKLGIPVVAVVDTNCDPDIIQYVIPGNDDAIRSGNLLTRVIADAVVEGRLMRSKKHPETAPRERSVEEQAEKAAEQARAQAEARQAAAEREARVLAARNAPEDEGSVLKEGSADSDVAAAAPTANEVAAEELAADGTPSEASPVTPHTEEH, encoded by the coding sequence GTGTCCGCTGTCGTCACCATGAAGCAGCTGCTCGAGGCCGGAGTGCACTTCGGCCACCAGACCCGCCGCTGGAACCCCAAGATGAAGCGCTTCATCCACGGGGAGCGCGGGGGGATCTACCTGATCGACCTCCACCAGACGCTGTCGGGGATCGAGAAGTCGTACCTCTTCGTGCGGGACCTGGTCGCCGACGGCGGCACCGTCCTGTTCATCGGCACGAAGAAGCAGGCCCAGGACTCGATCCAGGGCTACGCCGAGAAGTGCGGCATGCCCTACATCAACCAGCGCTGGCTGGGCGGCATGCTCACCAACTTCGAGACGATCTCGAAGCGCGTCGGCAAGATGAAGGAGTACCAGCGCATGCGGGACTCCGGTGAGTTCGACGCCATGCCCAAGAAGGAAGCGCTGCTGCTCACCCGCGAGCTGGACAAGCTCGAGCGCAACCTCAACGGCATCCGCGACCTGGAGCGCCTCCCCGACGCGGTGTTCATCCTGGACACCAAGAAGGAGGACATCGCGGTCACCGAGGCGAACAAGCTCGGCATCCCCGTCGTGGCCGTCGTCGACACCAACTGCGACCCCGACATCATCCAGTACGTCATCCCCGGCAACGACGACGCCATCCGCTCGGGCAACCTGCTGACCCGGGTGATCGCGGACGCCGTGGTCGAGGGCCGGCTCATGCGGTCGAAGAAGCACCCCGAGACCGCGCCGCGCGAGCGCTCCGTCGAAGAGCAGGCCGAGAAGGCCGCCGAGCAGGCCCGCGCCCAGGCGGAGGCCCGCCAGGCTGCGGCCGAGCGCGAGGCCCGGGTGCTCGCCGCCCGCAACGCCCCCGAGGACGAGGGCTCGGTGCTGAAGGAGGGCTCGGCCGACTCCGACGTCGCCGCTGCCGCCCCCACCGCCAACGAGGTGGCCGCCGAGGAGCTGGCCGCAGACGGGACGCCGTCCGAGGCGTCGCCCGTCACCCCCCACACCGAGGAGCACTGA
- the pyrH gene encoding UMP kinase: protein MAEPRWGRVLIKLSGEAFAGEAGFGIDGEVVSSIAAEIADVKQRFDVDVAVVVGGGNIWRGMTGEGAGMDRAQADYMGMLATIINGLALQETLERLGQPTRVQTAIQMAQVAEPYIRRRAIRHLEKGRVVIFVGGTGNPFMTTDTTAALRAVEIDAGAILMGKNGTDGVYSADPRVDPDAEFLPEVSYIDVLNRGLKVMDSTAISLCMDNALPICVFDLMGRNLAAILEGDTVGTLVS, encoded by the coding sequence GTGGCGGAGCCTCGCTGGGGACGCGTGCTGATCAAGCTCTCCGGCGAGGCGTTCGCCGGCGAGGCCGGCTTCGGCATCGACGGCGAGGTGGTCTCGTCGATCGCAGCCGAGATCGCGGACGTGAAGCAGCGCTTCGACGTCGACGTCGCGGTCGTCGTGGGCGGCGGCAACATCTGGCGCGGCATGACCGGCGAGGGCGCGGGCATGGACCGCGCCCAGGCCGACTACATGGGCATGCTGGCCACGATCATCAACGGCCTGGCGCTCCAGGAGACCCTGGAGCGCCTGGGTCAGCCCACCCGGGTGCAGACGGCCATCCAGATGGCGCAGGTGGCCGAGCCCTACATCCGCCGCCGGGCGATCCGCCACCTCGAGAAGGGCCGCGTGGTCATCTTCGTCGGCGGCACCGGCAACCCGTTCATGACGACCGACACCACCGCGGCGCTGCGGGCGGTCGAGATCGACGCCGGCGCGATCCTCATGGGCAAGAACGGCACCGACGGCGTCTACTCCGCCGATCCCCGCGTCGATCCCGACGCCGAGTTCCTGCCCGAGGTCAGCTACATCGACGTGCTGAACCGCGGCCTCAAGGTCATGGACTCGACGGCCATCTCGCTGTGCATGGACAACGCGCTGCCGATCTGCGTGTTCGACCTGATGGGCCGGAACCTCGCCGCCATCCTCGAGGGCGACACGGTGGGGACGCTCGTCTCCTGA
- the dprA gene encoding DNA-processing protein DprA: MSGEPVPHEAHLGALASLDRVGGASLRVLLSLGPPAEVWDRVRRGRLPSSVLDALPPPTRAAVPGWARAASTCDPVRSWARWRERGIGVVSIGSPSYPSCLLDDPDPPVLLFHRGDLDVLAAPRVAVVGTRRATGYGRRVAHDLGRNLAAAGVCVVSGLALGIDAAAHHGAVDGRAGPAAVVGGGVDAPGPATNAALAREVVDRGVVLSEAPPGTRPEPWRFPVRNRILAGLAQVVVVVESAERGGSMHTVEQAQRRDRTVLAVPGPVESAASAGTNALLRDGAGVCTGVDDVLVALGLSRAGSVPAPTEERPDPAGDAGAVLGALGFTPVPVEALARDLGLDLARLSVALGELEALGWAERRGPFVERIARRGTGPGEPP; encoded by the coding sequence ATGAGTGGGGAGCCGGTTCCGCACGAGGCGCACCTCGGGGCGCTGGCGTCGCTCGACCGCGTCGGCGGCGCCTCGCTCCGGGTGCTGCTCTCGCTCGGCCCACCGGCCGAGGTGTGGGACCGGGTCCGGCGCGGACGACTTCCCTCGTCGGTGCTCGACGCACTGCCACCGCCGACGCGGGCGGCGGTGCCCGGGTGGGCCCGGGCGGCGTCGACGTGCGACCCGGTCAGGTCGTGGGCCCGGTGGCGCGAGCGGGGGATCGGCGTGGTGTCGATCGGATCGCCCTCGTACCCGTCCTGCCTCCTCGACGACCCCGACCCGCCGGTCCTCCTGTTCCACCGCGGTGACCTCGACGTGCTGGCCGCACCGAGGGTGGCTGTGGTCGGCACCCGGCGGGCCACCGGCTACGGGCGTCGGGTCGCTCACGACCTCGGCCGCAACCTCGCCGCCGCGGGCGTGTGCGTCGTCTCGGGCCTGGCGCTCGGGATCGACGCCGCGGCGCACCACGGGGCGGTGGACGGGCGCGCCGGTCCGGCTGCGGTCGTCGGCGGTGGGGTCGACGCGCCGGGACCGGCGACGAACGCCGCCCTGGCCCGCGAGGTCGTCGATCGCGGCGTCGTCCTGTCGGAGGCGCCGCCGGGCACCCGCCCCGAGCCCTGGCGCTTCCCGGTGCGCAACCGCATCCTGGCCGGCCTGGCCCAGGTCGTCGTCGTGGTGGAGTCCGCCGAGCGGGGCGGCTCGATGCACACCGTCGAGCAGGCGCAACGTCGCGACCGCACCGTCCTGGCGGTGCCGGGCCCGGTCGAGAGCGCCGCGTCGGCCGGCACGAACGCGCTGCTGCGCGACGGTGCCGGTGTGTGTACGGGCGTCGACGACGTGCTGGTGGCGCTCGGCCTGTCCCGGGCCGGCTCGGTGCCTGCGCCCACCGAGGAGCGCCCCGACCCTGCGGGCGACGCGGGTGCGGTGCTCGGAGCGCTCGGCTTCACGCCGGTGCCGGTCGAGGCGCTGGCCCGGGACCTGGGCCTCGACCTGGCCCGGCTGTCGGTGGCGCTCGGGGAGCTGGAGGCGCTCGGGTGGGCGGAGCGCCGCGGTCCGTTCGTCGAGCGGATCGCGCGCCGGGGCACCGGGCCGGGTGAGCCGCCCTGA
- the dxr gene encoding 1-deoxy-D-xylulose-5-phosphate reductoisomerase yields the protein MTSVALLGSTGSIGTQTLDVVAAEPDRFRIVSLAAGSDVVALAEQARRVRPELVVVADASRAAELRELVPADIEVDGGPDAMAAAAATADVTVNAVVGFAGLPVTMAALQAGKRLALANKESLIAAGPVVRTVRDTPGAEIVPVDSEHCAVHQCLRAGEGTRRLARIVLTASGGPFRGRTAEDLAGVTREEALAHPTWSMGPKITVDSSTLMNKGLEVIEAHELFDVDYDHIDVVVHPQSIVHSMAEFTDGATIAQLSMPDMRLPIGYALAYPDRIGTPFGGMDLTRSFELTFEPPDRGTFRCLALAERAGREGATAPAWMSAANEVAVDAFLDGRVAWSGIADLVERALDRWDGSAADSLDAVLAADAAARALTTELLDREVAA from the coding sequence ATGACCTCCGTCGCCCTGCTGGGCTCCACGGGCTCCATCGGGACCCAGACGCTCGACGTCGTGGCCGCCGAGCCGGACCGGTTCCGCATCGTGTCCCTGGCCGCGGGGTCCGACGTGGTGGCGCTCGCCGAGCAGGCCCGACGGGTGCGGCCCGAGCTCGTCGTCGTCGCCGACGCGTCCCGCGCCGCCGAGCTGCGCGAGCTGGTGCCCGCCGACATCGAGGTCGATGGCGGTCCCGACGCCATGGCCGCCGCGGCGGCGACCGCGGACGTCACCGTCAACGCGGTCGTCGGGTTCGCCGGGCTCCCGGTCACCATGGCCGCGTTGCAGGCGGGCAAGCGCCTCGCGCTGGCTAACAAGGAGTCGCTGATCGCCGCGGGCCCGGTGGTGCGGACGGTGCGCGACACGCCCGGCGCCGAGATCGTGCCGGTCGACAGCGAGCACTGCGCGGTCCACCAGTGCCTGCGGGCGGGGGAGGGCACCCGGCGCCTCGCCCGGATCGTGCTCACCGCCTCGGGCGGCCCGTTCCGCGGTCGCACCGCCGAGGACCTGGCCGGCGTCACCCGCGAGGAGGCGCTGGCCCACCCCACGTGGAGCATGGGCCCGAAGATCACGGTCGACTCGTCGACGCTCATGAACAAGGGCCTCGAGGTGATCGAGGCGCACGAGCTGTTCGACGTCGACTACGACCACATCGACGTCGTCGTCCACCCGCAGTCGATCGTCCACTCGATGGCGGAGTTCACCGACGGCGCCACGATCGCCCAGCTGTCGATGCCCGACATGCGCCTGCCGATCGGCTACGCCCTGGCCTACCCGGACCGCATCGGGACGCCGTTCGGCGGCATGGACCTCACCCGGTCCTTCGAGCTGACGTTCGAGCCGCCCGACCGTGGGACCTTCCGGTGCCTGGCGCTGGCCGAGCGCGCCGGCCGCGAGGGCGCCACCGCCCCGGCGTGGATGTCGGCCGCCAACGAGGTCGCGGTCGACGCGTTCCTCGACGGCCGGGTGGCCTGGAGCGGCATCGCCGACCTGGTCGAGCGGGCGCTCGACCGCTGGGACGGCAGCGCCGCCGACTCGCTCGACGCCGTGCTCGCGGCCGACGCCGCGGCCCGGGCGCTGACCACGGAGCTGCTCGACCGGGAGGTGGCGGCGTGA
- a CDS encoding YifB family Mg chelatase-like AAA ATPase — translation MLATARSATLLGVRGHPVQVEAHVSEGLPAFTIVGLPDTSCRESRDRVRAAMLSSRFVVKQARVTVNLAPTNLRKVGAGLDVAMALALLAATGQIEPTVLDGHAFIGELGLDGSLRGVVGMLPLCEAVGELRPVVPHADAAEASLVRPDVRCARTLRELVLALQGEEPWPDAEAPSPPVRSDDVPDLADVQGQVVARRALEVAAAGGHHLLMVGPPGGGKTMLAERLPGLLPDLSDEAALDVSRVHSAAGVLQDAPALLRRPPLRAPHHTASLVALVGGGSAVLRPGEISLASGGVLFLDELGEFPAAHLDALRQPLESGVVRVARAHVGATLPARFLLVGATNPCPCGAGPFGACRCSAAQVQRYLRRLSGPLLDRFDLGLWVDPPPASEVLGQQAHGEPTAVVRARVEAARELARRRGVSSNRQLRGAALERAAPLGPDALSVLRDRLAAGRLTMRGAQRVRAVALTLMDLDGVSGPLDAEHVHVALSLRTHAEALGVAA, via the coding sequence GTGCTCGCCACCGCCCGATCCGCCACGCTGCTCGGCGTCCGCGGCCACCCCGTCCAGGTCGAGGCCCACGTGAGCGAGGGGCTCCCGGCGTTCACGATCGTGGGGCTGCCCGACACGTCGTGCCGGGAGTCGCGCGACCGCGTCCGCGCCGCGATGCTGTCGTCGCGGTTCGTCGTCAAGCAGGCGCGGGTCACGGTCAACCTCGCCCCGACGAACCTGCGCAAGGTCGGGGCCGGCCTCGACGTGGCGATGGCCCTGGCGCTGCTGGCGGCCACCGGCCAGATCGAGCCCACGGTGCTCGACGGCCACGCCTTCATCGGCGAGCTCGGGCTCGACGGGTCGCTCCGCGGGGTCGTCGGCATGCTCCCGCTCTGCGAGGCCGTGGGCGAGCTGCGCCCGGTCGTGCCGCACGCCGACGCGGCCGAGGCGTCGCTCGTCCGGCCCGACGTGCGCTGCGCCCGCACGCTGCGGGAGCTGGTGCTCGCCCTGCAGGGCGAGGAGCCCTGGCCCGACGCCGAGGCGCCGTCGCCGCCGGTCCGGTCCGACGACGTCCCCGACCTCGCCGACGTGCAGGGCCAGGTCGTGGCGCGCCGGGCGCTCGAGGTCGCGGCGGCGGGCGGCCACCACCTGCTCATGGTGGGGCCGCCCGGGGGCGGCAAGACGATGCTCGCCGAACGGCTGCCGGGGCTGCTGCCCGACCTGTCCGACGAGGCCGCGCTCGACGTGTCCCGGGTCCACTCGGCGGCGGGCGTGCTGCAGGACGCCCCCGCCCTGCTCCGGCGCCCGCCGCTGCGGGCCCCGCACCACACCGCGTCGCTCGTGGCGCTGGTCGGCGGTGGCTCGGCGGTGCTCCGGCCGGGGGAGATCTCGCTGGCGTCGGGCGGCGTGCTGTTCCTCGACGAGCTGGGCGAGTTCCCGGCCGCGCACCTCGACGCCCTGCGCCAGCCGCTCGAGTCGGGCGTGGTGCGGGTGGCCCGGGCCCACGTCGGCGCGACGTTGCCCGCACGGTTCCTGCTGGTCGGCGCGACGAACCCGTGCCCGTGCGGCGCCGGGCCCTTCGGCGCCTGCCGGTGCAGCGCGGCCCAGGTCCAGCGCTACCTGCGCCGGCTGTCCGGCCCGCTGCTCGACCGCTTCGACCTCGGGCTCTGGGTCGACCCGCCGCCCGCCTCCGAGGTGTTGGGGCAGCAGGCCCACGGCGAGCCGACCGCCGTGGTGCGGGCCCGGGTCGAGGCGGCACGGGAGCTCGCTCGTCGGCGCGGCGTGTCGTCCAACCGGCAGCTCCGGGGCGCCGCGCTCGAGCGGGCGGCACCGCTCGGCCCCGATGCGCTGTCGGTCCTGCGGGACCGGCTGGCGGCGGGGCGGTTGACGATGCGCGGCGCGCAGCGCGTGAGGGCCGTGGCGCTCACGCTCATGGACCTCGACGGCGTGAGCGGCCCGCTCGACGCCGAGCACGTCCACGTGGCGCTCTCGTTGCGCACCCACGCCGAGGCCCTGGGGGTCGCGGCATGA
- the frr gene encoding ribosome recycling factor, translating into MIEAVLEDAGEHMDRAVAHARQEFAGVRTGRANPGLVEKLPVDYYGASTPLQQLASFSVPDARMLVITPFDKGAMAGIERAIQDSQLGLNPSNDGVAIRLAFPPLTEERRKEYVRLVRTKAEDGRNAVRGARRDARKDLDALEKDGDISADDLRRAEGELDKLTKRHEAAIDEALEAKTRELLEG; encoded by the coding sequence TTGATCGAGGCGGTGCTGGAGGATGCGGGCGAGCACATGGACCGGGCGGTCGCGCACGCCCGCCAGGAGTTCGCCGGGGTGCGGACCGGGCGGGCGAACCCCGGTCTGGTCGAGAAGCTGCCGGTCGACTACTACGGCGCCTCGACCCCGCTGCAGCAGCTGGCGAGCTTCTCGGTGCCCGATGCCCGGATGCTCGTGATCACGCCGTTCGACAAGGGCGCGATGGCCGGCATCGAGCGGGCGATCCAGGACTCGCAGCTCGGGCTGAACCCGTCGAACGACGGCGTGGCCATCCGCCTGGCGTTCCCGCCGCTCACCGAGGAGCGCCGCAAGGAGTACGTGCGCCTCGTCAGGACGAAGGCGGAGGACGGTCGCAACGCCGTCCGGGGCGCCCGGCGCGACGCCCGCAAGGACCTGGACGCGCTCGAGAAGGACGGCGACATCTCGGCCGACGACCTGCGGAGGGCCGAGGGTGAGCTGGACAAGCTCACCAAGCGGCACGAGGCCGCCATCGACGAGGCGCTCGAGGCGAAGACCCGCGAGCTCCTCGAGGGTTGA
- a CDS encoding phosphatidate cytidylyltransferase, with protein MTDHDDPGRVEEPRSEGVRIIGAQEAAEAAGRPDVARRRRRGEKRYGDRPDQPEPDEALPTVRISTSDEGDDPADRFGEVPVVRPRSDEPRWADDEPGTRGYGHARALPAEDEYELEPADEPDPYAPADEVPDWGTEQPGAEDPFAAPDDSFVLPHWTEPPTGQVPKVVIGDDVVEDEPTGSFGSAPRWRDEGERHVETDFDDLLDDAPRLGALGGGDDPLDDPEDDFFFDSEADRDPIEAFAPDDDVMAIDERRSTRRTRTRTRPPAQEEEDDGYYGGPPSDDGGVGGDRNLVTAIAVGVVLVAVGLLCFKLGGLATTVLACLVVGAAAFEYFGTVETRGFQPAGLLGLVSTVGLMIATYTSGLDAYPIVLTLTVVLGLLWYLWVQPGEHSVRNLGVTLLGVMWIGFLGSFATLFLGLGKVLEDAGASSNIGIGVIIAAVIVAVSHDIGAYFIGRYFGRTPLSAASPNKTLEGTAGGVIVAVVVTVVVVGFFGIAPIGGDIFRVFVFALLCAVVAPIGDLCESFVKRDLGIKDFGTILPGHGGVMDRFDALLFVLPTAYFVTLLFDIWG; from the coding sequence ATGACGGACCACGACGATCCCGGTCGGGTGGAGGAGCCGCGCTCCGAGGGCGTGCGCATCATCGGCGCCCAGGAGGCGGCCGAGGCCGCCGGCCGGCCCGACGTCGCCCGCCGCCGGCGGCGTGGCGAGAAGCGCTACGGCGACCGGCCCGACCAGCCGGAGCCCGACGAGGCCCTGCCGACGGTGCGGATCTCGACCAGCGACGAGGGCGACGACCCGGCGGATCGCTTCGGCGAGGTGCCGGTGGTGCGCCCCCGCTCCGACGAGCCGCGCTGGGCCGACGACGAGCCCGGCACCCGCGGCTACGGCCACGCCCGCGCCCTGCCGGCCGAGGACGAGTACGAGCTCGAGCCGGCCGACGAGCCCGACCCCTACGCGCCGGCCGACGAGGTGCCCGACTGGGGCACCGAGCAGCCCGGCGCGGAGGACCCGTTCGCCGCCCCCGACGACTCGTTCGTGCTGCCCCACTGGACCGAACCGCCCACCGGGCAGGTCCCCAAGGTCGTCATCGGCGACGACGTCGTCGAGGACGAGCCGACCGGCAGCTTCGGCTCGGCGCCGCGCTGGCGTGACGAGGGCGAGCGCCACGTCGAGACCGACTTCGACGACCTCCTCGACGACGCGCCGCGCCTCGGCGCCCTCGGGGGCGGCGACGACCCGCTCGACGATCCCGAGGACGACTTCTTCTTCGACTCCGAGGCGGATCGCGACCCCATCGAGGCGTTCGCCCCCGACGACGACGTCATGGCGATCGACGAGCGCCGCTCGACGCGCCGGACGCGCACGCGGACCCGCCCACCGGCGCAGGAGGAGGAGGACGACGGGTACTACGGCGGCCCGCCCTCCGACGACGGCGGTGTGGGCGGCGACCGCAACCTCGTCACGGCGATCGCCGTCGGCGTCGTGCTCGTCGCCGTCGGCCTGCTGTGCTTCAAGCTCGGCGGCCTCGCGACGACCGTGCTCGCGTGCCTCGTCGTCGGCGCCGCCGCGTTCGAGTACTTCGGCACGGTCGAGACCCGTGGCTTCCAGCCCGCCGGGCTGCTCGGCCTCGTGTCCACGGTCGGCCTGATGATCGCCACGTACACGTCGGGTCTCGACGCGTACCCGATCGTGCTCACGCTGACGGTCGTGCTGGGTCTGCTCTGGTACCTGTGGGTGCAACCGGGGGAGCACTCGGTGCGCAACCTCGGCGTGACCCTCCTCGGCGTGATGTGGATCGGGTTCCTGGGGTCGTTCGCGACGCTGTTCCTGGGTCTCGGCAAGGTCCTCGAGGACGCCGGGGCGTCGTCGAACATCGGCATCGGCGTGATCATCGCCGCCGTGATCGTGGCCGTGAGCCACGACATCGGCGCCTACTTCATCGGTCGCTACTTCGGACGGACGCCGCTGTCGGCCGCCAGCCCGAACAAGACGCTCGAGGGCACCGCCGGCGGCGTCATCGTGGCGGTGGTCGTCACCGTCGTCGTCGTGGGCTTCTTCGGCATCGCCCCGATCGGCGGCGACATCTTCCGCGTGTTCGTCTTCGCCCTGCTGTGCGCGGTGGTGGCGCCGATCGGCGACCTCTGCGAGTCGTTCGTGAAGCGGGACCTCGGGATCAAGGACTTCGGCACGATCCTGCCGGGCCACGGCGGCGTCATGGACCGCTTCGACGCCCTGCTGTTCGTGCTGCCGACCGCCTACTTCGTCACGCTGCTGTTCGACATCTGGGGCTGA
- a CDS encoding murein hydrolase activator EnvC family protein: MRTVLVAVALAAAAAVALSTTTSPGRGPGLADGPTRTAPVGATTAVATGPYAPPVDAPVSDPFRPPSTPYGPGNRGLEYATVPGATARAIGAGTVTFAGRVAGRGVVTVEHPDGLRSSLTGLVEVRVAAGDRVALGDVLGTTAAVLHLGVRRGDVYQDPAALFVGGPPRHAVLVPVPR; encoded by the coding sequence GTGCGCACCGTCCTCGTCGCCGTCGCGCTGGCGGCGGCCGCCGCCGTCGCGCTGTCGACCACCACCTCGCCGGGCAGGGGCCCCGGCTTGGCCGACGGTCCCACCCGCACCGCCCCGGTCGGTGCGACCACCGCCGTGGCGACCGGGCCCTACGCGCCGCCGGTCGACGCCCCGGTCAGCGATCCCTTCCGCCCGCCGTCCACGCCCTACGGGCCGGGCAACCGCGGTCTCGAGTACGCCACGGTCCCCGGCGCGACGGCCCGGGCCATCGGCGCCGGGACGGTCACGTTCGCCGGGCGGGTCGCCGGGCGCGGCGTGGTCACCGTCGAGCACCCGGACGGCCTCCGGTCGTCGCTGACGGGGCTGGTCGAGGTCCGCGTGGCCGCGGGCGACCGGGTCGCGCTCGGCGACGTCCTCGGCACGACCGCGGCGGTGCTGCACCTGGGGGTGCGGCGGGGCGACGTGTACCAGGACCCGGCCGCGCTGTTCGTCGGCGGCCCGCCGCGCCACGCCGTGCTCGTGCCGGTGCCACGCTGA
- a CDS encoding tyrosine-type recombinase/integrase, with protein MASLRRYFGWCLRRGLTTADPTVGVSAPAGAARLPRVLRADELHQVLDEHPADEDPVVAARDDAVVELLYGSGLRVSELCGLDVDDVDLARSRATVWGKGAKQRIVPVSDPARTALGAWLGPSGARTRWLTEVATAVPLDADAAALFHNRRGKRLGPRDVRRMLDRRSPVPTHPHALRHTFATHLLDGGADLRVVQELLGHADLATTQVYTHVSKDRLSRVFRESHPRA; from the coding sequence ATGGCCTCGCTGCGCCGCTACTTCGGCTGGTGCCTCCGCCGGGGTCTCACCACGGCGGATCCCACCGTCGGGGTCAGCGCCCCCGCCGGCGCGGCGCGCCTGCCCCGGGTGCTGCGGGCCGACGAGCTGCACCAGGTGCTCGACGAGCACCCCGCCGACGAGGACCCCGTGGTCGCGGCGCGCGACGACGCCGTCGTCGAGCTGCTCTACGGATCGGGCCTCCGGGTGTCGGAGCTGTGCGGGCTCGACGTCGACGACGTCGACCTGGCCCGCTCCCGGGCGACCGTGTGGGGCAAGGGCGCCAAGCAGCGGATCGTGCCGGTGAGCGACCCGGCCCGCACGGCGCTGGGCGCGTGGCTCGGGCCGTCCGGCGCCCGCACCCGCTGGCTCACCGAGGTCGCGACGGCGGTGCCGCTCGACGCCGACGCGGCCGCCCTGTTCCACAACCGCCGCGGCAAGCGGCTCGGCCCGCGCGACGTCCGCCGCATGCTCGACCGCCGCTCACCGGTGCCGACGCACCCGCACGCGCTGCGCCACACCTTCGCCACCCACCTGCTGGACGGGGGCGCCGACCTGAGGGTCGTGCAGGAGCTCCTGGGCCATGCCGACCTGGCGACGACGCAGGTCTACACCCACGTCAGCAAGGACCGACTCAGCCGAGTCTTCCGCGAGAGCCACCCGAGGGCCTGA